Genomic window (Ostrea edulis chromosome 9, xbOstEdul1.1, whole genome shotgun sequence):
catcacacggttcaagattgcttgcaaattctttacagttattttctttttagttaagaataaaatatcttactgtttaaagtaaagtttcttgtttatttttaacacgaccagtcggactagtaaatcgacattttacccgaccgggcctatcatttagtagactcggtcagtcggacgtgccttagtgtcaaaccctgatgGATCACGAGCTCTGACCACAACACAACAGAAATACTCACAGTTAGAAAAAGAGACATTGGCTATTGTGTACGGTTGTCAGAAATTCCATCAATATGTTTATGGAAGAAGAATTCAAGTAGAAATTGACCACAAACCTCTACAATCCATTTTCCGTAAACCATTACATGAAATTCCAGCTCGTCTGCAGAAGATGGTCCTTACATTACAATGTTACGACTTGGACGTTAGATACAAACCTGGAAGTACACTCGTAGTTGCTGATCACCTCTCCAGAAATTACTTGAATGAGACAACTGAGAAGTTAGTTGATGAATTCTCTGTCAATGCTTTGTCGTACTTACCAATAACACCAGAAAAATATGCTGAATTGCAGAAAGCAGCATCAACAGATCTCGAAATGATGTTGCTCAGGAAAGCTATTATAGAAGGATGGCCAGAGAGACGTGATCAACTTCCTACAGAAATACGTACCTACTGGAATTACAGAGATGAACTTGCTTGTATAGATGGTTTGATATACAAAGGTTTACGACTAGTGATACCGCAAGCCTGTCGCAAAGAGATGTTAGAAAGAACTCATGAATCTCAACTAGGCATTGTGAAATGCAAAGCTATGGCACGTGAAGTTATGTTTTGGCCTTCCATGGGAAGCCACATTGAAGACATCATTTCCAAATGCAGCATTTGTGCTTGTCAGCAAAGAGAAAATCCAAGAGAAAACCTTATTCCTCATAAAATCCCAGACCGACCTTGGTCAAAAATAGCCATGGACTTGTTTGAATTCTGTGGAAACCAGTATCTCATATCAGTGAACTGTTATTCGAAATGGCCAGAAATAGCAAAACTAGATCAGTCTACATCCAACTGTGTGATTCAACACCTTAGGAGCTAATTTTCAAGATATGGTATTCCAGATGAAGCCATGTCGGATAATGGACCTCAGTTCGCTAGTGCTGAATTCCGGAAATTCACAAAGGAATACAAATTCCGTCATGTCACATCAAGCCCTCACTATCCACAATCCAATGGACAAGTGGAACGTATGGTCCAAACAATAAAACACTTGCTTAAAAAAGCAAAGGATCCTTACCTTGCTATTTTGGATTATCGGAATACTCTCCTGGAAGAACTTGGATTATCACCAGCTCAGCTATTCTTAGCTAGGAGACTCAAAACGAAATTACCTGTTTCATCAACTCTGTTGAAACCACAGAATGCAGAATTCGTCAGAGAGAGCCTCATGACTCGTCAGGCTAAGCAGAAAAGGAAATTTGATCGGCATGTCCCAGCATCTGACTTGAAACCATTAGTTCAAGGAGAAAATGTGATGATCAAGCACAACGAAAAATGGATGCATGGATCTGTTGTGGAAAAGCATGAAACCCCTCGTTCGTATATTGTTGAAACGAGCAATGGTAAAAAGTACCGCAGGAACAGACGTGACTTAAAAT
Coding sequences:
- the LOC130050550 gene encoding uncharacterized protein K02A2.6-like — its product is MSDNGPQFASAEFRKFTKEYKFRHVTSSPHYPQSNGQVERMVQTIKHLLKKAKDPYLAILDYRNTLLEELGLSPAQLFLARRLKTKLPVSSTLLKPQNAEFVRESLMTRQAKQKRKFDRHVPASDLKPLVQGENVMIKHNEKWMHGSVVEKHETPRSYIVETSNGKKYRRNRRDLKSTKSVHEDVTIEEDFDLKPYRGECTVQPKNPDKGKGTQTLKPGSPHRGKAKEEDLQPRKSIPTGPSTVESASRCEVMPNSVKTKSGREVKKPLRFRDE